The Deferribacterota bacterium nucleotide sequence AAGATAAGGGCACCCTAGAAGATGTAATAGAGCCATACTTGCTTTATAAGGGAATGATAAAGAAAACCCCTAGGGGTAGAGTAGCCGTTGATAAAAGTTATAAACATTTAGGTCTTAAAATTAGAGGGCTTTATAATAACTCTATTGAAAGATATCTAGAATAAATGGCCAAATCAAAGGTACTATTCATTTGTAATAAATGTGGATATATAAGTAATAAATGGTTGGGCAGATGCCCTGAATGCAATAGCTGGGACTCCTTTGATGAACATATAGATACAAAATCTAATAACTCTAGAGTGAAAGCTAGTGAACAGGTCA carries:
- a CDS encoding DNA repair protein RadA; protein product: MAKSKVLFICNKCGYISNKWLGRCPECNSWDSFDEHIDTKSNNSRVKASEQVKPLKIKDLSFEKNNRIFTDIPEFDQLMGGGIVEGSVVLVGGEPGIGKS